AGATTCTGCACCCTGTTGACAAACTCTCTTGCCATACACTCTTCCCTGAGCTCAGGGGTCAACGTGGTGTCGAGGGCAACAGTAAGCTCACCTTCAGTTTCGACCTCAAGCCCCTCATGCTTGGTTCTCCTTATCTCTATATCATCGAAAGATATCCGTATACCAAGAACCTCTTCTTCACCCCCCTTTTCGAGCTCCTCTATCTGCTCTGCCGTAAACTTCTCAATCAGCCCGGCAGCATTTTTCATCTCAGGACCATACTGCCTTCCCAGACGCTTGTAGTTTGGTTTGGCCGAAACAGAAACCACCTTCTCCTCGCAACAATCAAAAGTCACCGCCTTCACGTTGAGTTCCTCTCTGATCAATGACTCCATATCTTTCAGAAGATCAAGTTTTCTTTGATCCCTGATAATAACAGTCATTTCTCTCAGAGGCTGTCTGGTTTTGATCGTATATCTGCTGCGAAGAGCACGGCCCATTGTAACAGCCTGCCTCACAAGCTTCATTTTCAGCTCCAGATCACTGTCAACAAGATCGGGATGCGACTGGGGATATTTTCCCATGTGAACACTGGAAGGCATGTTTTCTATTTTTCCTGCGACGAGATTTCGATACACCGCCTCTGTCAGGAAAGGGAGAAAAGGAGCCATCACCTTTGAAAACTCCACCAGTACGTAGTAGAGAGTTGCATATGCCACATCTTTATCGCTGTCGTTTTCACTTTTCCAAAAACGTCTTCTGCTCCTGCGGATATACCAGTTTGTAAGATTCTCAATAAATTCTACCAGCAGCGGAACAACTTTGTACAGGTTGTAACGCTCCATCTCTTCATTCACAGAAGATATTATGTCGTTAAGCAGAGAAATAATCCACCTGTCAAGTTCCGTACCATTCTTTGGCGGCAAAACACTCTCAGGTTTCCAGTTATCCACATTTGCATATGTCACAAAAAAGCTGTAGGCATTCCAGAAGGGAAGCAGAACCGACCGGGACATCTCCATAACGCCCTTTTCGGAAAACCTCAGGTCCTCTGCTTTCACCGCAGGGGAGTTTATAAGAAACAACCTGAGCGCATCTGCCCCGAGTGTGTTCAGAACGTCTTCGGGGGGGGCATAGTTTCTCAGCCGTTTTGAGAGTTTCTTCCCATCCTCACTTAAAATTATTCCATTTACAATTACATTGCGGAATGCAGGTTTTTTGAAAAGCGCTGATCCCAAAACAGTAAGGGTGTAGAACCATCCTCTTGTCTGATCCAAACCTTCTGCGATGAAATCGGCCGGAAAATTGTTTTCAAACCGCTCCTTGTTCTCGAAAGGGTAGTGCATCTGCGCATAGGGCATTGAACCGGATTCAAACCAGCAATCAAGTACCTCGGAAGTCCGCTGCATTTTGCCACCGCACTCCTCACACACTATTTCAAGCTCATCAATTATGTGCCGGTGGATATCAACCGGGCTTATGGATACATTCTCAAGCCTTTTTGCCCAGGAGATATCGATACCGCTCTTTTCGATACTCTCTTTTCCATGCTCCTTAAGATTTTTCTCCACACTCGCAGCCGCCTGGGCATGAATTTTCTCCCCCTTCTCTCTGTCCCCCTGCCCAACGACAGTATGGAGTTCATCGAGACTTCCGCAACAGCGGGTATGCCCGCATTCACACAGCCATATGGGAAGAGGTGTTCCCCAGTAGCGGTTTCTTGAGATGTTCCAGTCGGGAGCACCCTCCAGCCCCTTGCCAAACCTGCCTTTCTGAAGATGTGAAGGTACCCAGTGAATCTGTTCATTGTTCTGCAGCATATTTTGCTTTAACGGCTCGATTTTCATAAACCATGTGGTTATGGCCTTATAAATCAGCGCCGTGTCGCAGCGGTAACAGAATGGATACCTGTGCTCTACAGTGGCTCGGTGCACCAGGCGTCCGGCACTTTTTATGCTCCTTGTGATCTGATCATCTACAGTATATACAAGCTTTCCGCTCCACTCCGGAATCTCTTCTGTAAACTTACCCTCATCATCCACCGGACACACAATCGGAAGATCGAGTTTTTTGCCAACCTGAAAGTCATCCTCCCCGAAAGCAGGAGCGATATGTACAATCCCGGTGCCATCTTCTGTAGATACGAAATCGGCGGTTGTAATGGTA
This Chitinispirillum alkaliphilum DNA region includes the following protein-coding sequences:
- a CDS encoding Isoleucyl-tRNA synthetase, whose translation is MKQSFFEPVDTQTRFPEIEEQVLTFWRENDTFKASLEATRNKDAFVFYDGPPFATGLPHYGHLLAGTLKDIIPRYWTMRNHYVDRRFGWDCHGLPVENEMEKEFNVSGKKDIEKLGIHIFNEACRSIVLRYTGQWEKVVNRMGRWVDFENQYRTMDPQYMESIWWVFKQVWDKQLIYRGFRVQPYCPRCATPLSNFEVNEGYRDTTGPSITVTFPLADNPKEKVLVWTTTPWTLPSNVALAVGPDIEYVKIRDGEDIYIMAKDRLSAYYKDTSEVEIIGELKGEELSGQKYLPMFEYFKDRDERFFTITTADFVSTEDGTGIVHIAPAFGEDDFQVGKKLDLPIVCPVDDEGKFTEEIPEWSGKLVYTVDDQITRSIKSAGRLVHRATVEHRYPFCYRCDTALIYKAITTWFMKIEPLKQNMLQNNEQIHWVPSHLQKGRFGKGLEGAPDWNISRNRYWGTPLPIWLCECGHTRCCGSLDELHTVVGQGDREKGEKIHAQAAASVEKNLKEHGKESIEKSGIDISWAKRLENVSISPVDIHRHIIDELEIVCEECGGKMQRTSEVLDCWFESGSMPYAQMHYPFENKERFENNFPADFIAEGLDQTRGWFYTLTVLGSALFKKPAFRNVIVNGIILSEDGKKLSKRLRNYAPPEDVLNTLGADALRLFLINSPAVKAEDLRFSEKGVMEMSRSVLLPFWNAYSFFVTYANVDNWKPESVLPPKNGTELDRWIISLLNDIISSVNEEMERYNLYKVVPLLVEFIENLTNWYIRRSRRRFWKSENDSDKDVAYATLYYVLVEFSKVMAPFLPFLTEAVYRNLVAGKIENMPSSVHMGKYPQSHPDLVDSDLELKMKLVRQAVTMGRALRSRYTIKTRQPLREMTVIIRDQRKLDLLKDMESLIREELNVKAVTFDCCEEKVVSVSAKPNYKRLGRQYGPEMKNAAGLIEKFTAEQIEELEKGGEEEVLGIRISFDDIEIRRTKHEGLEVETEGELTVALDTTLTPELREECMAREFVNRVQNLRKSSGFNVTDRIIIQCCCGEELKKSLDTFSDYIRSETLAIDIQYGDLEGKEGERVDVDGLEALIRVVRSEVPAKS